One genomic region from Eptesicus fuscus isolate TK198812 chromosome 18, DD_ASM_mEF_20220401, whole genome shotgun sequence encodes:
- the TMPPE gene encoding transmembrane protein with metallophosphoesterase domain, whose amino-acid sequence MVIFRQLSLGGKAALAAGTVFVSMIISRSYLSESLEVRAWRWLFRLQLALFANSLMLIGSLYIWRSTVGSLSHAPASQSACFRLWKMAVVAFLALAHSSFFTMLFLVAEEPYLFSLAAYSCLGAYIIMVFFLCTLSGMEQAYQLLAWRSGRVAGSLDKTRRLALRPALAVVVTAVLSIAGLLNAAQPPAVKTVEVPIHQLPTSMDRLKIVLLSDIHLGPTVGRTKMEMFVRMVNMLEPDVTVIVGDLCDSEASVLRTAVAPLGQLHSRLGTYFVTGNHEYYTSDVSNWFALLESLNVRPLHNENVKISATRAQRGGGEDGDWICLAGVDDIEADILHYSGHGMDLEKALGGCSPDHSTILLAHQPLAAKRALQARPDINLILSGHTHAGQIFPLNVAAYLLNPFFAGLYQVAQTTFVYVSPGTAYYGIPMRLGSRAEITELILQRAP is encoded by the coding sequence ATGGTCATCTTCAGGCAGCTCTCCCTGGGCGGGAAGGCCGCCCTGGCCGCCGGCACCGTCTTCGTGTCCATGATCATCTCCCGCTCCTACCTGTCTGAGAGCCTCGAGGTCAGGGCCTGGCGCTGGCTGTTccgcctgcagctggccctgttTGCCAACTCGCTCATGCTGATTGGCTCCCTCTACATCTGGCGTAGCACTGTCGGCAGCCTTAGCCACGCTCCAGCCTCACAGTCGGCCTGTTTTCGTCTTTGGAAGATGGCCGTCGTGGCCTTTCTGGCCCTGGCCCACTCCAGTTTCTTCACCATGCTCTTCTTGGTGGCCGAGGAGCCCTATCTCTTTTCCCTGGCCGCCTACTCCTGCCTCGGGGCGTACATCATCATGGTCTTCTTCCTCTGTACCCTCAGCGGCATGGAGCAGGCCTACCAGCTCCTGGCCTGGCGCAGTGGTAGGGTCGCGGGCAGCCTGGACAAGACAAGGAGGCTGGCGctcaggccggccctggccgTGGTGGTGACCGCCGTGCTCAGCATCGCGGGGCTGCTGAATGCTGCGCAGCCCCCCGCGGTGAAGACGGTGGAGGTGCCCATCCATCAGCTGCCCACCTCCATGGACCGCCTCAAGATCGTGCTCCTCTCCGACATTCACTTGGGCCCCACCGTGGGCAGGACCAAGATGGAGATGTTCGTGAGGATGGTGAACATGCTGGAACCGGACGTCACGGTGATCGTGGGGGACCTCTGCGATTCAGAAGCCTCAGTCCTGCGGACGGCTGTCGCGCCTTTGGGCCAGCTTCATTCACGCCTGGGCACCTACTTCGTCACCGGGAACCACGAATACTACACGTCGGATGTCAGCAACTGGTTTGCGCTGCTGGAGTCCCTGAATGTCAGGCCCCTGCACAACGAGAACGTGAAGATCTCTGCCACCCGCGCCCAGCGTGGGGGTGGCGAGGATGGCGACTGGATCTGCTTGGCCGGCGTGGATGACATTGAGGCAGACATCCTGCACTACTCTGGCCACGGGATGGATCTTGAGAAGGCGCTGGGGGGCTGCAGCCCGGACCACAGCACCATCTTGCTGGCTCACCAGCCCCTGGCTGCCAAGAGAGCCCTTCAGGCTCGGCCGGATATCAACCTGATCCTTTCTGGGCACACCCATGCTGGGCAAATCTTCCCCTTGAATGTGGCGGCCTATCTCCTGAACCCCTTCTTTGCTGGTCTCTAC